The Pyxidicoccus sp. MSG2 DNA segment GGACCGGCGCGCCTTCGCGAAGGCCTTCGCCCAGCCCTTCGCCGCGCCCAGCTTCGAGCAGAACTTCGCCTGGCCGCGGCAGGACCGCATCACCGCGCCCTTCGGCGACCGCCGCACCTTCAACGGCAAGCTGTCCAGCCAGCACTTCGGCGTGGACATCGACGGGGACCCGGGCATGCCCATCCTCGCCGCCAATGACGGCGTCGTGGTGATGAGCCGCGACAACTACTCCTCCGGGAAGACGGTCATCGTCCACCACGGCGCGGGCCTCTACACCTCGTACTTCCACATGTCCCGCATCGGCGTGAAGAACGGCACCCGCGTGAAGCAGGGCCAGACGCTGGGCCAGGTGGGCAGCACCGGCCGCGTCACCGGCCCGCACCTCCACTGGGGCGTGAAGGTGGATGACCTCTGGGTGGACGGCGAGCAACTGCTGCGCCTGGACTTCTTCCCGCCCGCGACGCCCGGCATGGCCTCCGGGTCCACCCAGCTCGGCACGCCGTAGCGCGCGCTTCGCTCAGCGGTCGTTCCACTTCGGCGGGCGCTTCTCCAGGAACGCGGAGATGCCCTCGCCCGCGTCGTCCGCGAGCACGTTGAGCGACAGCTGCGAGGCCAGGAACTCCAGCGCCGCGGGCAGCGGCAGGTCCTCGGCGGTGAAGAAGGCGCGGCGCCCCAGCGCCAGCACCGCCTGGCTCTTGCCGGCCAGCTTCCCCGCCAGCGCCCCCACGGAGGCGTCCAGCTCCGCGGCGGGCACCACCCGGTTGACCAGTCCCAGCGCCAGCGCCTCGCGCGCCGGCAGCCTGTCACCCGTGAGCACCAGCTCCAGCGCGCGCTTGCGGCCCACGTGCCGCTGCAGGAGCGCCATCATCATCATCGGGAACAGGCCCACGTCGATTTCGGGCGTGCCGAAGTCCGCGCCCTCCACGGCGACGGCCAAATCACACGCGAGCACCAGCCCCAGGCCGCCCGCCAGCGCGTGGCCGTTGACGCGCGCCACCGTGGGCTTGCGCGCCTCCTGGAAGCGCGAGAGGAGCCGCCCGTAGGAGCGCCGTCCCTCGTGCGTGGACAGGAAGCCCTCGTCCCCGGCCATCTGCCCCAGGTCTCCACCCGCGCAGAACACCTTCTCGCCCGCGCCGGTGAGCACCACCACGCGCACCGCGGGGTCGGCGTCGGCGCGCTCGAGGCCCGAGATGAGCCCCCGCACCACGGAGGGCGACAGTGCGTTGCGGGCCTTCGGCCGGTCGATGGTCAGGTGCGCTTGGGCGCCCTGGACTTCGTAGCGGACTTCTCCGGCGGACTCTCCGACGACTTCCATGTGGGCACCTCTTCGCCGTGGGCGCCCGTGAGGACGCCGTGGAGGAACGAGTCGGCAATCTGCGCCTTGGCCCGCTCCAGCGCGGCGCCGTCGCGCGAGTCGGTCAGCCCCACCACGAAGGCGGTGAGCCCCATCTCGATGTTGCCGAAAAGGAGCGCGGAGGCCAGCTGCGGGTCCATGTCCGCGCGCAGCTCGCCGGACGCCTGCGCCTGGGCGAACAGCCCGGAGCTCAGGCGGATGGCGTCCACGAAGGCCGTCTGCCGGTTGACGCGGGAGCCCGCCGGACTGCGGGCAATCTCCAGGATGAGGACCTTCACCGCGCGCGGGTCCACGCGGTAGGCCTCGAAGGCCACGTCGACAATGCCGCGGACCTTCTCCGCGAGCGTGCCTTCCGTCTCCACCACCGCGCGCACGCGCGTGACGAAGCCGCTCCAGCCGGTGTCGAACACCGTCTCCAGCAGCTCGTCCTTGTTCTTGAAGTAGTGGTAGACGAGCCCGTACGCGACGCCCGCCTCCTTGGCGACGTCAGCAATCCGGCACCCGTGGTAGCCCTTGCGGGCGAACACGTCGATGGCCGCGCGCAGGATGGTGCGGCGCCGCTCGCTCTCTCGCGAGCCGTTGTCCGCCGCCGTCTTGCTCTGCTGACCCACGACGTCCTCCCCCGGGGGTGTTGATTCGCCAATCGGCCGGGGGGCCGACCCTACGGAGGGAGGGGCCCCGGGGTCAATGCCTTGTTGCGGCGTGCCCCGGGCCCCTTTCACACCCCGCGTCTACTTCACGCGGCCTTTGATGAGCGGACCGACGATGCCCACCTTGTGACCCTCGAGCTGGGCAGCCGTGTAGTAGCAGGTCGGCGACACCTCCCAGGGCACGGGCGGGACGCTCTCCGGCGGCGCGGGGCCGTCGGCGGGCTGCTCGTGGACGTCGTCCACCGAGTAGCTCTCGAACTTGAAGGAGGGGTACGTCAGCGCGATGCCGGTGATGGTGGGCGCCACGGTGACGGGGCCGGACGCACCGCCGACGCAGCCGTCGTCCTCCGCGTTCTGGGCGATGCGGTTGTACCAGGGGTCCGACACGAGGAACTGGACCGTCTGGGAGCCGAAGTGCTCGATGACGAAGGTCGCCGGGTCCGCCTCGGGCAGCGGGCGGATCTGCCGGAAGACCTGCGGCGCGTCCAGCCCGTGCGGCCAGCCCGTCCAGAGGATGCGCTCCTGCACCCAGATGAGCGTGGAGGCGTCGAACTGGTTGTTCTTGCCATTCCACTTGCCGTCGCCGTTGGTGTCCACGTAGCGCTCGTGCGGGTCCCACGTGCCATTGTCGTTGTTGTCGACGAAGGGCTCCGTCAGGTCCACGAAGGGCTCGCCCGTGTCCCACTGGCCGTTGTTGTTGTTGTCGTCGTACGCCTCCTCGCCGCTGGTGATGGCGATGATGGAGACGAGGTTGTCGCGCGGGTTGTTGACGATGCCCGGCCGGATGGGGTCATTGCGGCGCGGCTCGGGGCGCACCTCGTAGGGACGGGGCGTCGTGCCGTAGGCCGCCAGCGGGTTCTCCTCCCAGAGGAAGGGGTGCATCCACAGCGGGGCGAGGTACTCACCGGTGTGGGTGGCGTCCTTCACCGGCTCCCAGGTGAAGCTCTCCGGGGACACGTCCTCCGGCAGGGGGAGCGAGGACTTGTAGAGGGCCTCGGCGTTGCCCACCACGTCCGTGGAGGACACCGCGCTGGGACCGATGGTGCCCGCCTCCGTGAGGAAGGACACCTGCGCCCCGGTGATGCCGTCACCATTGCGGTCACCCACGTGGGCGATGCAGCGCAGCTTGACGCCGGCAATGAGGTGGCGCGTCTCGTCCCACGCGCCGATGGCGTGGTGCAGGCCGGAGCCGGCACCGGAGAACGAGCCGCACTGGAAGGTCAGCTGACGGGAGCTGGAGTTGGCGCCCGCGAAGCTCACCACCGGGCTCACCGCCGTCTTCGTCTCCTCGCCACCGGTGGCCGTGGCCACCACGACGACGGAGGCTACGCGGCCACCCCGGGCCACCACCTGCACGGAGACGATGCCGTCCCCGCTGTTGGTGGTGCCCTCCTCGGGCGACAGCTCCACGCCAGGCACGTCCGACTGCAGCGTGAAGGAGACCTTCGTGCCAGCCTGGGGCTGACCACGAGAATCCACCGCTCGGAAGCGCAGCGTGGTGATTTCTCCCAGTCGCGGCTGGGCCGGTGACTGGTCCACGAACTCAAGTGTGGCGGGGGCCGGCGGCGAGCACGCCACGAACACCACGCTCGCGAAGGCCACCCATGGGGCCAGACCCGGACGCATCAGCGGAAACTCCTTGAAGATGATGAAGGAAGCACGCTGTACGAAGGCGTCGCACAGCGAATCCCCTGCATCTTCCCGGGCGACCTGCCGTCCAGTCAAGGACAGGACAGGAAGACCGGAGTCCCATTGCGAGCCGGGCCTGGCCTTGGTGGGGGGATGTCAGGCGGCGGAACCGCTGAACATCACCCGCGCGACCCCGAGCAGGCGGTCCACATCCCGGGCCGTGAGGCCGCGGGCACGTGCGAAGTCAGACAGGGGACGCAGCAGGTCCTCCGTCTGAGCAAGGGTCTGTTCCGTTCCAGTAAAGAGCTCACCGAGGCTCACGCCCAACGCGTTGGCCAGGGCGGCCAGCGTCTCCACGTGGGGGACACGCTCACCGCGCTCGATCATGGAAAGGAAGGAGACGCTGATCTGGGCCCGCTCCGCGAGCTCTTCCTGCGTCCACCGCTCCGGTCGCTGCGTGCGAAGCTCGCGGATGCGTTGTCCAATTCGTTTTCCGAGGTCCGACACGAAATTACATCTCCTGGCTGATTCGAGGTTGGTGGAACCACCACGCACGGCGGGTGATTCCTAGCCGCCGGAACCGAAGGACCCGAACCCTGCGACGCTGAGGTTGATGCCGCCGAATTCCGGCGTCGAATCCCGGCGTAGGACCATCACCCCTTCAATCCGCCAGCAGTCACACGCCGGCCCGTACGAGAGGCCGAGAGTCTGCTGGTAGAGGGGTTTTGACTCTTTTGAGGTTGGATCTTCGTACAACGGCTGCACATAGGCTTCGTACCGCACTCCCAGCCCAAATCCGAGCTTCAAACGCGTACCCGCGATGAGGGTCTGAGCCCGTTCGGCCGGAGGGAGACCGGGCGCTTCGAACGATGCGCTGCCTACCAGGGTGTCCAGGCGCCGCCGTACGGCATCCGGCCCGACGGCGAGCGGATCAGCGCCCGCGTTGATGGCCGCCCCCGAGGAGGTGAGGTAGTCGTCGAACCGGGCGTACAGGCCGGAGCCCTTCCCGTTGTCGATGTTGAAGTCCGCGCTGAGCTGGGTGATGCGGCCCGTGTTCGGGTCCATGCGGATCTGCCCGCCCGCCGTGAGGACGCCCGCCCCGGCGCTCAGGCGCGCGAAGGTGTCCCGCAGCAGGGGGCCCTTCTCGTCGGGGTTTGCGGGGTTGGAGCCCTGACGGGTCAGGTCGAACCCCTGGCCGATGCGCAGGCGCACGGGCTCCTGCGTGTTCGTGCCCCGCTTGAAGCGCAGCGTCTGGTCCACGGCGAGCACGGCGTGCAGGAAGCCGCGCGTCCGGCCGTCCGGATGCAGGGGCACCGCGGCGTCCACCTCGTCGTAGAGCTGCGGCGGGCCGTCCTCGGAGCCGCCCACCGTGGGCACCCGCCCCCACCCACCGGGGACGTAGCGCACCTCCAGCGAGGGGGAGATGGCGTGCCGGTACTTCGCGTCCGCCCTGCCCGACCAGGTGGTGGCGACCTGCGAGTCCACCAGCAGTCCGGCAATGGGGTAGCCGCGCTGGAAGGTCCTCCCGGAGACCTCCCCCTTCCAGAGGTCCTGCCGGAGCCCGAGCGAGGGCGTCACGCGCGCGTAGGAGCCCAGGCCGAAGGAGGTGGACAGCCGGGGGGAGAAGTCCACGCGGTCTCTCGCCTCGCGGTCCGCCGCGTTGAAGAGGCCGTCGGACTGCTGCGGGTCCTCGGGCCGGGTCCCCGCCTCGGGCGAGGTCCAGGTGGGCGTGTACCTCGCGTCCGGCTGGAAGATGCCGTCGAGGCCTTCATCCCCCAGGCGGCTGAGGAACGGGGCCAGGCGCGAGTACTCCATCCGCAGTCCGCCCGTGAGCCGGCCCAGCAGCGGGCGCTCGGGCAGGGCGAAGGTGATGCCGGGAAGGCGCTGGAAGGTGTTGGGGCCCTTCAGCACCGTGCCCGGAGGGGCCTCGAGTGCGAGCGTGGTCGTGGTGGCGTTGTCCGGGATGCGGTCGGTCTGGAAGAACCGGTAGCCCCAGCGGATGTCCTGCCGCAGCGACACGTCCATGCCGGCGTAGAGCTCGTCCTCGCGCTTGTAGAGGGCGGCGGTGCTGCGCAGGTACTGGAACTCACGAGCGATGATGTCCGCGGTGAGGTCGCGCGTGTAGAAACCATCCGAGACGAACGACGCGTCGACCCGGTCGTACCAGCCGCTGCCCAGCTCCTGGGTGTGCTGCCAGGACGCCTCGCCGCGCAGGCCGCGCGGCTCGGTGTAGAGGAGCGGGGTCCGCTGTCCATCCACCAGCTGCCGGTAGAACCACGCGTCGCGAGGATCTCTGACGGGCCGGCTGTCGTAGAGCACGCCCAGCGTGACGCGGCCCCGGGAGTGCTCGCTGGGCACGTAGCGGAACTCGGTGAGCAGGCGCGGGCCCTCCACGCCGAAGGGGCGCGGCTCCTTGAGGAGCACGTTGCCGCCCTGCGTCCCGTCCGCGTTCTGCAGGCTCGGGTCGTAGATGGCATGGTCCTCCTGCCCGCCGCCGGTGAAGTAGCCCGGGGTGAGGGTCGTGTCGTAGCTGCGGCCCAGGGTGAAGAAGACGGGCTGCTCCAGGGCGAAGCCGTTGAGGCTGGAGGTGCTGGGCTTGGGGATGAGCAGGCCCGAGCGCCGCTCCGCCAGCGGCAGGTAGAGCCAGGGCAGCGCGAAGACGGGCACGGAGCGCACATAGACGACGGGCCAGCTCAGCGTGGCGCGCTCGCCGAGGACGACGTTGGCGGCGCTGGCCTCCACGCGCCAGCTGGGCTCGCCGGGCCCGCACTCGCACGGGGTGAAGGCCAGGTCGTCCACGACGAAGGAGTTGGGCCCGGTACGGCGGATGCGCGTCCCGCTGATGATGACGGGCGTCTCCCCCATGGCGCGCAGCTCCTGCGGCGTCTTCGCCGAGAGCATGGCCTCCAGGGTGACGCCCCGCTTCTGCATGAAGAGGCCGCCCTGGAGGTTGGCCTCGAAGGAGCGGATGTCCACGCGCACGGAGTCGGCGACGGCGGCCATGCCGCCGGGGCCCACGAACATGACGTTGCCGGAGGCGGTGGCCACCTGGCCGGCCTCGTCGTACGTCACCTCGTCGGCGCGCAGCAGCATGTCCCCGGTGCGCAGCTCACAGTGGCCGCGCGCGGTGAGGACCTGCTTGTCGGCCTCGTAGGTGACGAAGTCCGCCGCCAGCTCCACCGTCTCACCGGTGGGCAGCTGCACCTGCGTGGCGAGCGGAATCTGCGCCGACGACACGAGCAGCGCGGCAGCGAGCGGGACGAGGATGCTCATTCAGGGGCAGGGTATGCCGCGCCCGGGCCGCGCGGCGTGCCCTTTTCAGCGCCCCGTGCGCTGGAAGTCCAACGAAATGACATTGCCCTCCTGGCGGGCCTGGAAGGGCACCTGCCCCCGGAGGTTGATGGTGACGCGCACCGCGCGGCCGGACGAGTCCGCCTCCACCCGAGTCACGGGGGAGTTGAAGAAGGACGTGTCCAGCGGGCGGGTGTTGTTGCTCAGGTCGATGCGGGTGTTCTCCAGCTCCACCACCACCGAGCGGCCATCCTCGCTCGCCGTGTAGCGCACCGGCTCGTTGGTGCGGATGAACACGCGGGACACGCCGGACTGCTGCTGGAAGCCGACCAGCGTCATCGTCTTGCGGCGCGAGGACACCTCCACCGAGGCGTCGGAGCCACTGGAGACCTCGCGGGGGGTCCGCGCGCGCGGCTCCGCCATGGCGAGCTTCTCCTGCTTCGTGCTCTCGCGGGAGGCACGGGCCTGCTCCTGGCGCTGGCGGCGCTCCTCGGCGGCGGCCTCCTGCTGGGCGCGGCGCTCGTCCGCGGCGGCCTGGGCCGCGGCCTGACGCTCCTCGGCGGCGGCCTGCGCCTGACGCTTCTTCTCGTCGGCGGCGGCCTGGGCGGCGGCGCGGCGCTCCTCGTCCGTGCTCTTCGCGGCGGCCCGGGCCTCCTCCTGCTGGCGCTTCTTCTCGTCGGCGGCGGCCTGGGCGGTGGCGCGGGCTTCCTCTTCCTGGCGCTTCTTCTCGTCGGCGGCGGCCTGGGCGGTGGCGCGGGCCTGCTCCTCCTGACGCTTCTTCGCGGCGTCGGCGTCCGCCTGGGCGGAGGCGCGGGCCTCCTCCTCCTGGCGCTGGGACGCGGCGCGGGCCTCTTCCTGGCGCTTCTTCTCCGCGTCGGCGTCCGCCTGGGCGCGGGCGGCGGCCTCGGCGGCGGCCTTCTCCTGGGCCTGGCGATCGGCGACAGCCGCGGCGGCGGCCTGGGCAGCGGCCTTCTCCTGGGCCTGACGCTCGGCCTCGGCGGCCGCGGCGGCCTGGGCGGCGGTGCCGTCCGTGGCGGGCTGCGCGGCGGGCTCGGCGGCGGCGGTCGGCTGGGCGGCCGGGGTCTCCGCGGGCGCCTGCGCGACGGCCTGGCCGCCCCCGCCCGCCACCTTCACGACGAGCTGGTTGCCGTTGGCCTGGATGTCCGTCTCCACCTCGCGCTCGTAGCCGATGAGCACGCGGGCGATGGCGGACGCGTCCGAGCCGTAGCTGGCCGTGCGGATGCCCGTCACGGTGCCATTGCCCACCTGGACCTCTTCCGGGACGCCGGAGAAGACGGCCTCGGAGATGTCGATGACGAGCCGCGGCGGGTCCGTCATGGTGAAGGTGGTGAAGTTGGGCTTCTTCGTGCCGGTGATGGACACGGTGCCGCCATTCACCTGCACGGCGGTGATGGTGTTCACGTCCGCCGCCGGAGCTTGCGCGAGCGCCATCACTGGCACGAGCACGACACCGAGCAGCCACACCGCAGAGGCCTTCATCGCCTACTCCCGTTCACGTTGACAGAGCCCGGGGATGCTAGCACGCGTCCCCTTCCCTCCAACTTTCCGTCCGGACGGTGCGTCGGCCCCACGAAGCCCGCTACTTCCGCAGGCGCGGGAGGCTGGGCGCGCGACTGCGATGCGTCCGGGCGTACTCGATGAGGTTCTTGATGTCGTAGCAGATCTGCCGGATGTCGTGGCCCATCGTCAGCTCGATGTGGCTGTTTCCCTTCACCGGCCGCCAGAGGAGGTACTCGCTCTTCGCCGCGCGGTACACGCTCCGGGTGGACTCCAGCGAGGCGAGCGGGTCCAGGTCCCCGAAGATGATGGCCATGGGCACTTCGATGCGGCCGAAGCCGCGCTTGAAGTCGAAGCCCGTCCGATAGCAGACCATTTCGCCGCGGCGAATCCACCGTGCGAACTGCTCCAGCACCTTGCGCGGCTCGCGCTCGCCACCCTCGCGGAGCAGCCAGCGGATGTCCTCCGCGCTCACCCGCTCCGGGTTGATGAGCCGGTTCAGCCGGGTGGTCAGTTGCTGGTAGAGGGGCGAGTCCTCCGCCTTGCCGAGCTGCCGCTCCAGGAACTTGAGGACGAGGTCCACCGGCATCGCGTTGAAGCGAAGCGTCCGCCGCTCCTGGGGCTGCAGCTTGCGGCCCAACCCCGCGTGCAGGGCCCCCACCCCTCGCGCCAGCAGCCTGCGGCCGGCGCCTTCCACCTTGCCGCTCACGTTCAGCCCGGCGAGCGTCAGGTCAATCATGCCGCCCAGGAGCGGCGTGCCGTGCGCCAGCAGGCGCAGCAGCATGAAGCCCCGGCCCAGGTCCGCCGGGGAGCCGATGGTCATCAGCCCTTCGAAGTCGTTGTGGATGCCGGCGTAGCCGTAGCCCAGCATGCCGCCCATCGAGTGGCCGCAGTAGAAGATGCGCTCGCGGCGGGTGATGCGCTTCACCCCGGAGACGGCCGCCGGCAGGTCGTAGAGGAAGTAGCTGTCGATGTCCCAGCCGTAGTCCAGGTCCGGAGGCAGGGGGCGCTTGAAGCGCTCGGCGCGCTCCCGCTGGAAGGCGATGGAGCTCTTGCCGTGGCCGCGCAGTTCCAGGATGTGGATGTCCACCCCGAAGAAGAGCAGGTTCTTCACGAACTGGCCGCTCGTCCACGTGTGCCGGTTCTGCGAGAAGCCGTGCACCAGCAGCAGCGGCTCACCGAACAGCGGCTGCGGGAAGGGCTGCTTCACCGGACGGTAGCGGGTGATGACCAGCGACCAGCCGTCCGCCGTCTCCACGACGTACTTCGTCTTCGAGTAAAGCGCCCGGAAGTCGACTTCGTCGATGGTGGGGAAGTGCGGCCCTGGGGTCGCGGCTCTCCAGTCCGGCAGGCGCATGCCTTGAATCTACGGCCGCTGATGCATTGCGCCAAGGTTTCAGACCAGGCGGGCCTTCACCATGCCCACCAGGAACAGTGAGCCTGTGCAGAGCACGACGTCCCCCTGCCCTGCCTTCCGTCGCGCGGCGGCCAGCGCCGAGTCCAGGTCAGACCAGGCGGCCACGTCCGCGCAGAGCGCGCGAGCCTCGTCCACGTAGGCCGCGGGCGCGAGCGAGCGAGGCGTGTCGAGCGGCGTGAGTTGCACCGAGGCGCACTTCGGGAACAGCGCCCGCATCATCGGTCCCCGGTCCTTGTCCCCCACCACGCCGAACACGAGGTGGATGCGGCGGTCCGGATACAGCGCGCGCAGCGAGGCGAGGAGCACCTCCACCCCCGCCGGGTTGTGGGCGCCGTCGAGCAGGACGGGCGGCTGCCCGGCCACCTCCTCCAGGCGCCCCGGCCAGCGCGCCGAGGCCAGCCCCGCCCGCGCCGCCTCCAGGGGAACGGCCACGCCATGCGCGTGGAGGGCTTCCAGGCAGGCGAGCGCCACCGCGGCGTTCTGCCGCTGGTGGGGGCCGCGCAGGGATACCGCCAGCCCCTCCAGCGACCAGGAGGGCCCCCGGTAGGACAGGGTTCCATCCGGGTGCGGCTCGCCCACGAAGTCCCGCCCCTCCACCCACAGGGGGACGCCGAGCGCCCCGGCCTTCCGGGCAATCGCCTCCAGGGCCTCCGGCTCCTGCCGGGACACGACGCAGGGGATGCCGGGCTTGAGGATGCCGGCCTTCTCCCCGGCGATGGCCCCGAGCGTGTGGCCCAGGTACTCCATGTGGTCGAAGGACACGGGCGTAATCGCCGTCACCACGGGGCTGGCGGCGGTGGTGGCATCCAGCCGGCCGCCGAGGCCCGTCTCCAGCACGGCCACGTCCACGCCCACCCGGGCGAAGTGCCAGAGGGCCACCACGGTGCCGAACTCGAAGTACGTCATCGGCTCGGTGACGGCGGACGGGTAGCGCTCCAGCACCTCGAGGATGGCGCGGCCGAAGTCCTCGTCGGAGATGTCCTCTCCGTCCACGCGGATGCGCTCGTTGATGCGCACCAGGTGGGGCGACGTGTAGAGCCCCACATGGTGCCCGGCGGCCTGGAGCGCGGCGGCGGTGAAGGCGCAGGTGCTGCCCTTGCCGTTGGTGCCCGCCACGTGCAGCGCCGGGTAGCGCTGCTCCGGGTGGCCCAGCGCCTCCAGGGCCTCGCGCACGCGCTCCAGCCCCAGCTTGATGCCGGAGGGGTTGAGCCTCGTGAAGAAGGCCAGCGCCTCCTGTGGCGTCCGCGGGGCGCTCATGCCGGTGGAAGCCCTCCAGCGCGCTCAGCCCAGCAGGCCGAGAATCGTCCCCAGCTTCGTGCGCAGGTCCTTGCGGTGGACGATGCTGTCGATCATCCCGTGCTCCAGCAGGAACTCCGAGCGCTGGAAGCCCTCGGGCAGCTTCTGGCGGATGGTCTGCTCAATCACGCGCGGGCCGGCGAAGCCGATGAGGGCCTTGGGCTCGGCGAGCATGACGTCGCCCAGCCACGAGAAGGACGCGGCGACGCCGCCGGTGGTGGGGTTGAGCAGCACGGAGACGTAGGGCCGCGTGCCGGTGCGGAAGCGCGCAATGGCCGCGGACGTCTTCGCCATCTGCATGAGGGAGAAGATGCCCTCCTGCATGCGCGCGCCGCCGGACGCGGAGAAGATGATGGCGGAGCACTTCAGCTCGTGCGCCCGCTCGAAGACGCGCGCCACCTTCTCGCCCACCACCGAGCCCATGGAGCCGCCCATGAACTCGAAGACGAAGCAGCCCACGGAGACCTGGTGGCCTTCGATGCGGCCCATGCCGGAGACGAAGGCATCCGGCTCACCCAGGCTCTTGCGCGTGGACTTGATGCGGTCCTTGTACTTCTTCGAGTCGCTGAACCCGAGCGGGTCCTGCGGCTCCAGCTCCTTGTCGAACTCCTCGAAGCTGTCCGGATCCAGCAGCGC contains these protein-coding regions:
- a CDS encoding M23 family metallopeptidase, producing the protein MPPLPAGRKYSASPYLLLALLALGAKARAAAPAPAPAPSVPAPAPVPESQPLAEGRPLLSLLPGAAKPGDPVMVMVRGMAELPSGTLAGRPLRFFPWGQGFLAVTGLSVEMAPGTAAVKVLGPAAPGAAPLELTGTLDVVEPGYPARELKVSGKYVEPPASVKARMAADRRAFAKAFAQPFAAPSFEQNFAWPRQDRITAPFGDRRTFNGKLSSQHFGVDIDGDPGMPILAANDGVVVMSRDNYSSGKTVIVHHGAGLYTSYFHMSRIGVKNGTRVKQGQTLGQVGSTGRVTGPHLHWGVKVDDLWVDGEQLLRLDFFPPATPGMASGSTQLGTP
- a CDS encoding enoyl-CoA hydratase/isomerase family protein: MEVVGESAGEVRYEVQGAQAHLTIDRPKARNALSPSVVRGLISGLERADADPAVRVVVLTGAGEKVFCAGGDLGQMAGDEGFLSTHEGRRSYGRLLSRFQEARKPTVARVNGHALAGGLGLVLACDLAVAVEGADFGTPEIDVGLFPMMMMALLQRHVGRKRALELVLTGDRLPAREALALGLVNRVVPAAELDASVGALAGKLAGKSQAVLALGRRAFFTAEDLPLPAALEFLASQLSLNVLADDAGEGISAFLEKRPPKWNDR
- a CDS encoding TetR/AcrR family transcriptional regulator → MGQQSKTAADNGSRESERRRTILRAAIDVFARKGYHGCRIADVAKEAGVAYGLVYHYFKNKDELLETVFDTGWSGFVTRVRAVVETEGTLAEKVRGIVDVAFEAYRVDPRAVKVLILEIARSPAGSRVNRQTAFVDAIRLSSGLFAQAQASGELRADMDPQLASALLFGNIEMGLTAFVVGLTDSRDGAALERAKAQIADSFLHGVLTGAHGEEVPTWKSSESPPEKSATKSRAPKRT
- a CDS encoding helix-turn-helix domain-containing protein — its product is MSDLGKRIGQRIRELRTQRPERWTQEELAERAQISVSFLSMIERGERVPHVETLAALANALGVSLGELFTGTEQTLAQTEDLLRPLSDFARARGLTARDVDRLLGVARVMFSGSAA
- a CDS encoding LPS-assembly protein LptD, which translates into the protein MSILVPLAAALLVSSAQIPLATQVQLPTGETVELAADFVTYEADKQVLTARGHCELRTGDMLLRADEVTYDEAGQVATASGNVMFVGPGGMAAVADSVRVDIRSFEANLQGGLFMQKRGVTLEAMLSAKTPQELRAMGETPVIISGTRIRRTGPNSFVVDDLAFTPCECGPGEPSWRVEASAANVVLGERATLSWPVVYVRSVPVFALPWLYLPLAERRSGLLIPKPSTSSLNGFALEQPVFFTLGRSYDTTLTPGYFTGGGQEDHAIYDPSLQNADGTQGGNVLLKEPRPFGVEGPRLLTEFRYVPSEHSRGRVTLGVLYDSRPVRDPRDAWFYRQLVDGQRTPLLYTEPRGLRGEASWQHTQELGSGWYDRVDASFVSDGFYTRDLTADIIAREFQYLRSTAALYKREDELYAGMDVSLRQDIRWGYRFFQTDRIPDNATTTTLALEAPPGTVLKGPNTFQRLPGITFALPERPLLGRLTGGLRMEYSRLAPFLSRLGDEGLDGIFQPDARYTPTWTSPEAGTRPEDPQQSDGLFNAADREARDRVDFSPRLSTSFGLGSYARVTPSLGLRQDLWKGEVSGRTFQRGYPIAGLLVDSQVATTWSGRADAKYRHAISPSLEVRYVPGGWGRVPTVGGSEDGPPQLYDEVDAAVPLHPDGRTRGFLHAVLAVDQTLRFKRGTNTQEPVRLRIGQGFDLTRQGSNPANPDEKGPLLRDTFARLSAGAGVLTAGGQIRMDPNTGRITQLSADFNIDNGKGSGLYARFDDYLTSSGAAINAGADPLAVGPDAVRRRLDTLVGSASFEAPGLPPAERAQTLIAGTRLKLGFGLGVRYEAYVQPLYEDPTSKESKPLYQQTLGLSYGPACDCWRIEGVMVLRRDSTPEFGGINLSVAGFGSFGSGG
- a CDS encoding AMIN domain-containing protein, with amino-acid sequence MKASAVWLLGVVLVPVMALAQAPAADVNTITAVQVNGGTVSITGTKKPNFTTFTMTDPPRLVIDISEAVFSGVPEEVQVGNGTVTGIRTASYGSDASAIARVLIGYEREVETDIQANGNQLVVKVAGGGGQAVAQAPAETPAAQPTAAAEPAAQPATDGTAAQAAAAAEAERQAQEKAAAQAAAAAVADRQAQEKAAAEAAARAQADADAEKKRQEEARAASQRQEEEARASAQADADAAKKRQEEQARATAQAAADEKKRQEEEARATAQAAADEKKRQQEEARAAAKSTDEERRAAAQAAADEKKRQAQAAAEERQAAAQAAADERRAQQEAAAEERRQRQEQARASRESTKQEKLAMAEPRARTPREVSSGSDASVEVSSRRKTMTLVGFQQQSGVSRVFIRTNEPVRYTASEDGRSVVVELENTRIDLSNNTRPLDTSFFNSPVTRVEADSSGRAVRVTINLRGQVPFQARQEGNVISLDFQRTGR
- a CDS encoding alpha/beta hydrolase; this translates as MRLPDWRAATPGPHFPTIDEVDFRALYSKTKYVVETADGWSLVITRYRPVKQPFPQPLFGEPLLLVHGFSQNRHTWTSGQFVKNLLFFGVDIHILELRGHGKSSIAFQRERAERFKRPLPPDLDYGWDIDSYFLYDLPAAVSGVKRITRRERIFYCGHSMGGMLGYGYAGIHNDFEGLMTIGSPADLGRGFMLLRLLAHGTPLLGGMIDLTLAGLNVSGKVEGAGRRLLARGVGALHAGLGRKLQPQERRTLRFNAMPVDLVLKFLERQLGKAEDSPLYQQLTTRLNRLINPERVSAEDIRWLLREGGEREPRKVLEQFARWIRRGEMVCYRTGFDFKRGFGRIEVPMAIIFGDLDPLASLESTRSVYRAAKSEYLLWRPVKGNSHIELTMGHDIRQICYDIKNLIEYARTHRSRAPSLPRLRK
- a CDS encoding bifunctional folylpolyglutamate synthase/dihydrofolate synthase, whose product is MSAPRTPQEALAFFTRLNPSGIKLGLERVREALEALGHPEQRYPALHVAGTNGKGSTCAFTAAALQAAGHHVGLYTSPHLVRINERIRVDGEDISDEDFGRAILEVLERYPSAVTEPMTYFEFGTVVALWHFARVGVDVAVLETGLGGRLDATTAASPVVTAITPVSFDHMEYLGHTLGAIAGEKAGILKPGIPCVVSRQEPEALEAIARKAGALGVPLWVEGRDFVGEPHPDGTLSYRGPSWSLEGLAVSLRGPHQRQNAAVALACLEALHAHGVAVPLEAARAGLASARWPGRLEEVAGQPPVLLDGAHNPAGVEVLLASLRALYPDRRIHLVFGVVGDKDRGPMMRALFPKCASVQLTPLDTPRSLAPAAYVDEARALCADVAAWSDLDSALAAARRKAGQGDVVLCTGSLFLVGMVKARLV
- the accD gene encoding acetyl-CoA carboxylase, carboxyltransferase subunit beta — encoded protein: MAWFSKKPRISTPSEAEQPTESRPSRMEGLWAKCETCDEILYRQDLEKNWMVCPHCEHHHYWPARARLAALLDPDSFEEFDKELEPQDPLGFSDSKKYKDRIKSTRKSLGEPDAFVSGMGRIEGHQVSVGCFVFEFMGGSMGSVVGEKVARVFERAHELKCSAIIFSASGGARMQEGIFSLMQMAKTSAAIARFRTGTRPYVSVLLNPTTGGVAASFSWLGDVMLAEPKALIGFAGPRVIEQTIRQKLPEGFQRSEFLLEHGMIDSIVHRKDLRTKLGTILGLLG